Proteins encoded by one window of Cheilinus undulatus linkage group 13, ASM1832078v1, whole genome shotgun sequence:
- the metap1d gene encoding methionine aminopeptidase 1D, mitochondrial — translation MAAHCTAGLVTRSGLGSLLRRVCCITNSGPPTALLCQQHRCFFWRKWRSSHNVVRPATVRPAYAVPKHIERPDYVGTGLVPEWPDYIEIKGQEQVEGLASACQLARHVLLLAGRSLKVGMTTDEIDFIVHQETIKHNAYPSPLRYGGFPKSVCTSVNNVVCHGIPDSRPLQDGDIINIDVTVYLNGYHGDTSETFLIGEVDEAGQRLVETARRCRDEAIAACKPGERLCVIGNTISEIARASGFQVCPYFIGHGIGSYFHCYPEIWHHANDNDMTMDEGMAFTIEPILMEGSAEFKILKDKWTAVSTDDKRSAQFEHTVVITSDGVEILTKLPEEESNP, via the exons ATGGCGGCGCACTGCACAGCAGGACTTGTAACAAGATCAG GACTGGGTTCCTTACTAAGGAGAGTTTGTTGTATAACAAACTCCGGTCCCCCCACAGCCTTACTGTGCCAGCAACACCGTTGCTTCTTCTGGAGGAAGTGGAGAAGTTCTCATAATGTAGTTCGTCCTGCTACCGTGAGGCCTGCATATGCAGTACCAAAG CACATTGAGCGGCCTGACTATGTAGGCACTGGTCTAGTCCCAGAATGGCCGGACTACATAGAAATTAAAGGTCAGGAGCAGGTCGAAGGTCTTGCCAGCGCCTGTCAGCTTGCCAGGCATGTACTGCTGCTTGCAGGACGCAGTCTCAAG GTTGGTATGACAACAGATGAAATAGACTTCATTGTGCACCAGGAGACAATCAAGCACAACGCCTATCCATCCCCCCTCAGATACGGGGGTTTCCCTAAGTCAGTCTGTACGTCTGTGAACAATGTGGTCTGCCATGGCATACCTGACAG TCGGCCTCTTCAAGATGGAGACATCATTAACATAGACGTCACA GTTTACTTGAATGGTTACCATGGGGACACCTCAGAAACCTTCTTAATCGGTGAAGTGGATGAAGCTGGCCAGAGATTGGTGGAAACCGCCAGGCGCTGCAGAGATGAGGCGATCGCTGCATGCAAGCCAGGTGAACGTCTTTGTGTCATAGGAAACACTATCAG TGAAATAGCTCGTGCCAGTGGCTTTCAGGTGTGTCCTTATTTCATTGGACATGGAATAGGCTCCTACTTTCATTGCTATCCTGAGATCTGGCACCACG CGAATGATAATGACATGACCATGGATGAAGGGATGGCTTTCACGATAG AGCCTATACTGATGGAGGGGTCTGCAGAGTTCAAAATCCTGAAAGACAAGTGGACAGCAGTGTCTACAGATGATAAAAG GTCAGCTCAGTTTGAACACACAGTTGTCATCACGTCTGACGGAGTGGAGATTCTCACTAAACTGCCAGAAGAAGAGAGCAACCCGTGA
- the LOC121519856 gene encoding calcium-binding mitochondrial carrier protein Aralar1-like, with protein sequence MAVKVQSTKRGDPSELKAIFQKYSSVVDKDGERFMTPGDFVQRYLGLHTQIHHNPKTVQLIAAVADTTKDGLISFQEFLAFESVLCAPDALFIVAFQLFDKTGTGTISFENVRDIFSQTTVHHHIPFNWDCEFIRLHFGHDNKKCLNYLEFTQFLQELQLEHARQAFAQKDKGKNGVISAMDFSDIMATIRHHMLTPFVEENLVSAAGGSTSHMVSFSYFNAFNSLLNNMELIRKIYSTLAGTRKDTLVTKEEFVHAANKFGQITPMEIDILYQLSGLHSPSGRLNLIDIERIAPLEEGCLPYHLVESQKPAHGDASRPVWLQVAESAYRFTLGSIAGATGATAVYPIDLVKTRMQNQRSTGSFVGELMYKNSFDCAKKVLRYEGFFGFYRGLVPQLIGVAPEKAIKLTVNDFVRDKFTTKDDTIPLFAEILAGGCAGGSQVIFTNPLEIVKIRLQVAGEITTGPRVSALSVVRDLGFFGLYKGAKACFLRDIPFSAIYFPAYAHLKSSMADEQGRLGALQLLTAGAIAGIPAASLVTPADVIKTRLQVAARAGQTTYSGVIDCFRKIMREEGFRALWKGAGARMCRSSPQFGVTLVTYELLQRWFYIDFGGHRPAGSEPTPKSRISELPPINADHVGGYRLAAATFAGVENKFGLHLPKFKSSGVVSIHHPEPASATPAQAP encoded by the exons ATGGCGGTCAAG GTGCAATCTACCAAACGTGGGGACCCAAGTGAGCTGAAAGCAATCTTCCAGAAG TATTCTAGTGTTGTGGACAAGGATGGAGAAAGGTTTATGACCCCAGGAGACTTTGTCCAGAGGTATCTAGGACTACACACACAGATCCACCACAACCCTAAAACCGTACAGCTCATTGCTGCTGTGGCCGACACCACAAAGGACGG GCTGATCTCATTCCAGGAATTTCTTGCGTTTGAGTCCGTGTTGTGTGCACCTGACGCACTCTTCATTGTAGCTTTCCAGCTCTTTGACAAGACTGGAACTGGGACCATTTCCTTTG AAAATGTGCGGGACATCTTCAGCCAGACCACAGTGCACCATCACATCCCCTTCAACTGGGACTGTGAGTTCATCCGTCTGCACTTTGGTCATGACAACAAGAAATGCCTCAACTACCTCGAGTTTACCCAGTTCCTGCAG GAGCTGCAGTTGGAGCATGCACGCCAGGCATTTGCCCAGAAGGACAAAGGGAAGAATGGTGTCATCTCTGCCATGGACTTCAGTGACATTATGGCCACCATTAGACACCACATGCTCACTCCATTTGTGGAGGAGAACCTTGTCTCT GCTGCTGGTGGCAGTACCTCTCACATGGTCAGCTTCTCCTACTTTAACGCCTTCAACTCCCTGCTGAACAACATGGAGCTGATACGCAAGATCTACAGCACGCTGGCCGGCACGCGAAAGGACACACTTGTGACAAAAG aggAGTTTGTTCATGCTGCTAACAAGTTTGGTCAGATCACTCCCATGGAAATCGACATCCTGTACCAGTTATCAGGACTGCACTCTCCTTCCGG GCGCCTGAACCTAATTGACATTGAGAGGATAGCTCCGTTGGAGGAAGGATGCCTGCCCTACCACCTGGTGGAATCCCAGAAACCG GCCCATGGGGACGCCTCCAGGCCTGTGTGGCTGCAGGTTGCAGAGTCAGCCTATAGATTCACTCTGGGCTCCATTGCTGGAG CTACGGGAGCAACTGCAGTGTACCCCATCGACTTGGTGAAGACCCGCATGCAGAACCAGAGGTCTACAGGATCCTTTGTAGGAGAGCTGATGTACAAGAACAGCTTTGACTGTGCTAAGAAGGTGCTCCGCTATGAGGGCTTTTTCGGCTTCTACAGAG GTCTGGTCCCTCAGCTTATAGGAGTGGCACCTGAGAAGGCCATCAAACTGACA GTGAACGACTTTGTCAGAGACAAGTTCACGACAAAAGACGACACAATTCCCCTATTTGCTGAGATTCTGGCTGGTGGCTGT gCTGGAGGCTCTCAGGTGATTTTTACCAACCCTTTGGAGATTGTGAAGATTCGCCTGCAGGTGGCAGGTGAGATCACGACTGGACCTCGAGTGAGTGCACTCAGCGTGGTCCGCGACCTTGGCTTCTTTGGCCTCTACAAG GGAGCTAAAGCATGTTTCCTGAGAGACATCCCCTTCTCAGCCATCTATTTCCCTGCTTATGCACATCTCAAGTCTAGCATGGCTGATGAGCAAGGAAGGCTGGGAGCTCTGCAGCTTCTCACTGCTGGAGCAATTGCAG GTATCCCTGCGGCCTCACTCGTGACCCCTGCTGATGTCATCAAGACACGTTTGCAGGTGGCAGCAAGGGCAGGACAGACTACCTACTCAGGAGTCATCGATTGCTTCAGAAAGATTATGAGAGAGGAGGGTTTTAGAGCTCTGTGGAAGGGAGCTGGAG CTCGTATGTGCCGGTCCTCTCCTCAGTTTGGTGTGACTCTGGTGACGTATGAGCTCTTACAGCGGTGGTTCTACATTGACTTTGGAGGACA CCGTCCAGCAGGATCCGAGCCCACGCCCAAGTCCCGCATCTCAGAGCTTCCTCCCATTAACGCCGACCATGTTGGAGGCTACCGCCTGGCCGCTGCTACCTTTGCCGGTGTTGAGAACAAGTTTGGCCTCCACCTTCCCAAATTCAAGTCCTCCGGCGTGgtttccatccatcatccagaGCCAGCTTCTGCCACGCCAGCTCAGGCCCCTTAG